The genome window CTATTCCAATAGCTTTTTTAAAGGGTATATTTTTCATGCGATTAAATAAGGCTGGCGTTGTCTTAAATCCATCATAACCACCAAATAACTCATCTCCACCATCCCCTGTTATCGCAACTTTAACTTCACGTCTTGACAACTTGCTAACCAACATAGTCGGAATACAAGAGATATCAGCAATTGGATCATCGTAGAATTTCGCTAATTCCGGAATCAGTTCCATTGCATCTTTTAGACAACAATCATAAGTAGTATGATCAGTACCTAAGTAATTTGCAATTGTTTCAGCATCTTTTGATTCATCAACTCCGTCAGAGAATCCAATCGTAAAGGTCTTAACTTTATCAGTTCTTTCTTTTTGTAGCATCGCAGTAAGTAAAGAACTATCCAAACCACTACTCAAAAAGACACCAATCTGTACATCAGAAACCATTCGCAATTCACAGGATTGTTGTATTAGTAATTCAACTTCCTCCACTGCGTCTTCAAAACTACCAGAATACTTTTTCATTTCAAACAACTCTGAAAATGACCAGTATTCTAATATTGATATTTCGTTATTCTCCAGGTTAAATATCGTCCAAGCTCCAGCCTGTGCCTTAAAAACATCTTTCAATATCGTACTATCATTGGTCACATATCCATAATTAAGGAATGTTTTGAGGCTGTTCTTATCAACCCTTGCGTCAAAGCCGATAGTGTTAAAAAAAATCTTCAACTCAGAACCAAATATAAGCAACCCCTCACCCTTGTACCAATACAATGGTTTCACACCCGCACGATCTCTACATAAATAGATCTGCGACATAATAGAATCATAAATTGCAAAAGCGTACATACCTCTAAATTTATCGACGCAACGCAGACCCCAAGCGTGGAAGCTTTTTAATACCACTTCTGTATCAGTCGAAGATATAAAGTTGTATCCCATCCCAATCAATTCTTTTTGAATTGTCCTGAAGTTATAAATCTCGCCGTTCAGCACAATCGTAAGATGCATGAATCTCATAGGTTGTTTCCCAGACTCTGACAGATCGAGAATTGAAAGTCTTGTATGGGCAAGCCCGACTTCACCAAATGAATTCATATCATAAAAAGTACCGTTGCCATCCGGCCCGCGATGTGAAAGCACCTTAACATACTTTTCAAGCTGCTGAACACCAAAATTGCATTTACGGTTATAATATCCACTAATTCCACACATATTGTCCTTAAATAATCTCGCTTAGTTCATCCGAAAATAAAAATTCCACATCGGGGAAGTTAATAATTAATTTTTCTAAAAGAGCATTAAACAAATAGAGATTTCTTTTCCTTTGATCTTCGTTCAACCCGCCTACAAAATTCAATCTATGCATAGATATGACAGCGGGAAGATTAAACAGAAAAGCATATTTTACAATGCTAAAAGTCTTTTGAACCCAATCAATATTTTCAGAATAAGCTGGTTCAAAATGAGCTATCCGAACCAAATAATTAAGACCGGAAGCTTTATTCACCTCTCCAAGATAATGAAATATTTTATGATAGTTCATTTGATTTGGCTTAAGTTGAAATAAAGACGTCTGAAGGCTGGTAATCCCACTCTCTTTAAACACCATTTCTAATTCCGGATTCCAGACATACCGAGGTGCCACTAATGTTTTAGAAGGATATCCAAATAACTCCTTAAACATATTTAGACCATCGCGAATACTGTTTTCAACAAAATTTCTCTGCTTTTCGTTTTCATATTCAAAAGCCGCCATCAAATTAACCCGATGATTATTACTCATCTTTACATCTATTGCATAACAACCTAATTCAAATGCTTTTAGAAAAGACGGATTCCTTTTTCTCAGTTGTGCTAACCATAAAGGTACATTAATATGCTCTCTGCAATGAAACTGAGGTTTAATCCAATCACCTTCTATCAATTGTTGAACTTTACGCCATACTTTGTCTGATTTGTCTCTTTCGGTATAACAATCAACGAATCTCTTATAATGATAGTTTTCATATTCATTTTTATTAATGAAATTAAAATCGGGATTAGTTAAAACAAAATTTGGTGTGAGTTTTACTTTTTTCCCATGTTTCTTTTCAATTTCAATTAGCAGTTCCTCAAGCAAGACCAGGTCATCATAACTTTCGAGTGTGTCAAACTTAAGATGTGGATTGGACTCCATATCCAGCCCAAAAGCAATTAATTGGCTCCGAACATCAATATTTGGAACCCGCTGACTTCCCCAATCATCTGATTGGATAACAACAATTTTTCTATCACTTTTATGCCCATACATAAAAGAACGTAATAAGCTTATTTTAGTCTTAAAGCTCAATGTTTATTAAAGACATCCAAAAAAATTAAAAAAGTTAACTATATGTAGTGGATTATGCCTTAACACGTAGTACTTACACCATCGTACATTTTCTCAAAAAATTCAAGTAATAATCCACTCTGATGTGTTTTGTTGAAGTATTGCCCAGCAATTTTCCGCCCCAGGACACCCACCTTTTTAGCTTCATCATAATTATTCAAGGCGCGACTCATTGCCTCAGCAAATGAGTCTATTGAACCAGGTTCAGCAAAATAAACTGACTCTCCATTTTTTAAATAATTGGGAATCTCTCCTACACTTGTGGCGCATACAGGTTTGCCGGTTGCCAGATATTCTCCCAATTTCGTTGGGAATCCACCCCGAGCTTGTTTTGAATCAGGTCTTGGTAAAACAAGTAAATCGGCATTATCTATGATTGCCGGTATTTGATCCCTGGAGTACTCACCTGTCCAAATCACACGATTCTCAAGAGACAGCCGTTTTATTAATTCTAAATGGCCAGGGGTATCATAATGTTTTGGACCTACGAGATATAAGGTGTGCTCGGGGATAGTATGTTGAATTTTCGAAAAGGCATTAATTAGGATATCAACTCCATCCTTTGCGTTATTCATTATCCCAACGAAGGCAATATAAGGTTTTTTAAAGTATTGAAGAGGCTCGGAATTTTTCTTAAATCTATCGAGATCAACAGTCATTGGCAAATGTAACAATCTTGGCTGTGGAGGAATAAATCTTAAATAATGGTTGAATAATGCAACCGTCATTAGTGCAATTCCATCGAAGCAATAAAAAGCTTTTTTCTCAAAAAATATCTTTGTTATTCGGGCTTTCCATCTTTGAAAGAAGTTGCTGATATTATACTCATGGATATCAAGGTATTCGCTCATTTCTAAGAATAATTTAAGATTTGATATGTTTCTTTTCTTTAGCTTTACTGCAACCCGAAAGCTTACTAAACTCGAGTCAAACCATAAAATGTTTTTTCCCACATTAAAGTAGTTTGTGATTCTCCTTACTAAACAATCAACAATAAAAACATCACCCAAATATCCGATAAATCGTTTTTTCCAAAATCCTTGTATTGTCATTAAATTCAAGTAAACATAATCGATTCCCTTTACTCTACCTGAAATACCCATGGTTCTCTTTTCTTCAGATGAACTATAGCCCCCATATATACATATTTGAACTTCAAGTCCACTATCCCCCAAGGGTTCGATCAATGAACGAAGTCTATTTGCAGAAGCCGTATTCTGTAAAAATATATTTTGCCAACAGAAAACAAGAATTTTCAAATGGATTTATCTTCCAGAATTTTAGAATAAATAGCAAGATACTGATTAGTTACGGTTTGCTTATCATGCCTTTTAAGGGAGCTTTCCCTTGCTTTTATTCCATATTCTTTTGCCATTTGTGTATTTTGTATCATTTCAATGACCGCTCCGGCCATTGCCCATGGATCACCATCTTGTATAAGAATTCCTTCTTCTTGGTCTTTCAAAATTGAACTTGTACCTCCAGCAAATGTACTTATACAGGGCATTCCCAGAATCATCGCTTCTGACAAGTTATTTGGACTATTTTCAATATGAGAAGTCATTATGAATATATGTGATTCGAGAAGATTTTCAATAAGTTCCTCCTGATTCAGTGTGCCAAGCAGTTTTAATCCTTTTTGCGGATATTCAGCACCCAAGAATTTTTTTGTTATTTTATTAATTAAACTTTCATCTGTAATTCCGGCAAACCTCCATTCTACATCAAAACCTTTAGCAATAAGTAATTTTAATGCGTGAGCCCCGGTTTCGAATCCCTTATAATAACTATTACCAGTAACTGACATAATTATCAGTTTCCCCCCCCTGTACATGTTATTCCAACATTTGTTATAGAAGCTGTCCCGCAATATTTCACCACCCCTGTAATAAACACTTTCTGGAGATAATATTCTTGACACCCTTCTATCCCAATCTGTTCTGCCTATTAGATGTTTTATGAACTTCATCCGGGATTGTTCTATATCCGCCATTTTTTTATATTGATTCATGTTCTTCTTAAAGTTGCTTCTGCCAAAAAGAATTCCTCTTAAACTCAATTGCAAATCGCCCTCAGACAAGTATTTTCCATGAAATCCCGAGAGATATTTATGATAGATAACATTAATATTTCCCTGAAATGATACCACCACTGGGATTTCGGTTTTTTCGATAATTCCCAAGAATGAATTTTCGGTTCCATGAATATGAATGATATCAGGCTTAAGAAAATTAATTATGTTCAAATATTTTAAAGTATATTCCAAATCATAAACAACATTAAAAAATCTCTTTCTTAATGCTTCAATAATTATATTTCCTGTATAAATTGGAAAATAACTAGTTTTCTCCACTGCAAATTCTCTTTTTTTGTATGGGTAATGAAAAGCCACAGACAAATCAATATGATTCTGCAATTCTTTATTTAGTGAATAAATCCAACCTCCAGTTCCTTTAATCTGAAAGCCCTCATTGAGGTATTCAGAACCAAGGGCTGGCGAGTTTGAAAACCATAGTACTTTCATTTATTATTTACATTAGTTTGAAAGTATTTTGAATATAAGATGCCTAAAAAGCCCATACTTATAAGTGAGAATTCGGGTAGCAATTGAAAAGTACCTGCTAATGTTAAAACAATAGTTGTAATAATAGACATCAGTGAAAATGCTAACAGTAAAGGAGCATGCCCAGGCAAAACAAAAAAGGAACGTGTCCTGAGAACAATGGATATTAATAAATAGACGAGAATACCTCCTGCAACTATACCATAGATTCGAATAAGTTCAATAATTGTTGAATGAGAACCAAAGTCAACATTTTGCCACTGATTGGTAGAAAGAAAGGCAGTGATCTTTGGAATAGCCGGATCCGGTAATATTGGCTTAAGAAATAAGATCTGTTCTA of Ignavibacteriales bacterium contains these proteins:
- the asnB gene encoding asparagine synthase (glutamine-hydrolyzing) → MCGISGYYNRKCNFGVQQLEKYVKVLSHRGPDGNGTFYDMNSFGEVGLAHTRLSILDLSESGKQPMRFMHLTIVLNGEIYNFRTIQKELIGMGYNFISSTDTEVVLKSFHAWGLRCVDKFRGMYAFAIYDSIMSQIYLCRDRAGVKPLYWYKGEGLLIFGSELKIFFNTIGFDARVDKNSLKTFLNYGYVTNDSTILKDVFKAQAGAWTIFNLENNEISILEYWSFSELFEMKKYSGSFEDAVEEVELLIQQSCELRMVSDVQIGVFLSSGLDSSLLTAMLQKERTDKVKTFTIGFSDGVDESKDAETIANYLGTDHTTYDCCLKDAMELIPELAKFYDDPIADISCIPTMLVSKLSRREVKVAITGDGGDELFGGYDGFKTTPALFNRMKNIPFKKAIGIGAELVARHFIDHENFYYKKLNGLSKTLLSQNLDQIYQFHILKSGLPEGIINNLLLNPGNIIPHNRRNVKLSETLDDLFILGFEDIFRNLLLVKTDRATMAFSLEGREPLLDNNLMAFAASLPFSYKNNGMLSKRPLREIVYKYLPKKMMDRPKVGFDLPIYQWLKTDLKFLLEDYLGTENTKKDKYFNLEYVQKIKKQFIAGSFRYPSVIWRLMIFEMWHREYFS
- a CDS encoding glycosyltransferase; this encodes MKILVFCWQNIFLQNTASANRLRSLIEPLGDSGLEVQICIYGGYSSSEEKRTMGISGRVKGIDYVYLNLMTIQGFWKKRFIGYLGDVFIVDCLVRRITNYFNVGKNILWFDSSLVSFRVAVKLKKRNISNLKLFLEMSEYLDIHEYNISNFFQRWKARITKIFFEKKAFYCFDGIALMTVALFNHYLRFIPPQPRLLHLPMTVDLDRFKKNSEPLQYFKKPYIAFVGIMNNAKDGVDILINAFSKIQHTIPEHTLYLVGPKHYDTPGHLELIKRLSLENRVIWTGEYSRDQIPAIIDNADLLVLPRPDSKQARGGFPTKLGEYLATGKPVCATSVGEIPNYLKNGESVYFAEPGSIDSFAEAMSRALNNYDEAKKVGVLGRKIAGQYFNKTHQSGLLLEFFEKMYDGVSTTC
- a CDS encoding glycosyltransferase, with amino-acid sequence MKVLWFSNSPALGSEYLNEGFQIKGTGGWIYSLNKELQNHIDLSVAFHYPYKKREFAVEKTSYFPIYTGNIIIEALRKRFFNVVYDLEYTLKYLNIINFLKPDIIHIHGTENSFLGIIEKTEIPVVVSFQGNINVIYHKYLSGFHGKYLSEGDLQLSLRGILFGRSNFKKNMNQYKKMADIEQSRMKFIKHLIGRTDWDRRVSRILSPESVYYRGGEILRDSFYNKCWNNMYRGGKLIIMSVTGNSYYKGFETGAHALKLLIAKGFDVEWRFAGITDESLINKITKKFLGAEYPQKGLKLLGTLNQEELIENLLESHIFIMTSHIENSPNNLSEAMILGMPCISTFAGGTSSILKDQEEGILIQDGDPWAMAGAVIEMIQNTQMAKEYGIKARESSLKRHDKQTVTNQYLAIYSKILEDKSI